A genomic segment from Spinacia oleracea cultivar Varoflay chromosome 3, BTI_SOV_V1, whole genome shotgun sequence encodes:
- the LOC110782262 gene encoding pectinesterase-like, producing the protein MAKNNLLVVLFAFISLSSLLLASQTLAKNDINWWCNRTTNPGPCKRLMSHLEPSDKAEFQKMTIQIALDHAVLARNHTKELEHKCQNEREKGALADCLTLLDSAIFELKKTLNPNQKGYTENDKQTWLSTSLTNLETCKPPFKLPYLSNNVVSNLISNSLAVHHSVVPNPNSNPNPNTQPYKQGFPTWVTRRDRKLLQGSRLATAANLVVAQDGSGNFKTIREALDDVAAKRTGNGRFVIHVRRGVYEEYLVIGTDLKNIMLVGDGMQSTIITGNRSYGGGFTTINSATVAVTGEGFIARGITFRNTAGPENLQAVALLVGSDHSVFYQCGFEGYQDTLYALSQRQFYRECDIYGTVDIIFGNAAAIFQKCNIIVRKPLTTEKNTVTAQGRTDHNQNTGIVIQNSRIIPSSDLKPFISSIQSFLGRPWKRYSRTVVMGSYLDSLISPQGWLEWDATSFALNTLYYAEYKNYGPGSLTNGRVKWGGYKIITNVSRVSQFSVASFIGGQSWLPTADVPFTVGVIFD; encoded by the exons ATGGCCAAAAATAATCTTTTGGTAGTGCTTTTTGCTTTCATATCACTTTCTTCCTTATTACTAGCATCACAAACCCTAGCCAAAAATGACATAAATTGGTGGTGCAACCGAACCACGAATCCCGGACCATGTAAACGTCTCATGAGCCACCTCGAACCCAGTGACAAAGCCGAGTTCCAAAAAATGACGATCCAGATAGCTCTGGATCATGCCGTTCTAGCACGTAATCACACGAAAGAGCTCGAGCACAAATGTCAAAATGAGCGCGAGAAGGGTGCATTAGCCGATTGCCTAACCCTTCTCGATAGCGCGATCTTTGAGCTTaagaaaaccctaaaccctaatcaAAAGGGTTACACAGAGAATGATAAACAAACTTGGCTTAGCACTAGTTTAACCAACCTTGAGACTTGTAAACCCCCGTTTAAATTACCATATTTATCCAACAATGTTGTTTCTAACTTAATTAGCAATAGCTTAGCCGTGCACCACAGCGTCGTCCCTAACCCTAActctaaccctaaccctaacacACAACCATATAAGCAAGGGTTCCCTACATGGGTCACTAGACGCGATAGGAAGCTATTGCAAGGTTCTAGGTTAGCCACCGCGGCTAACCTAGTGGTGGCTCAAGATGGGTCGGGGAACTTCAAGACTATTCGGGAGGCTCTTGATGATGTCGCGGCTAAGAGAACCGGAAATGGGAGGTTTGTCATCCATGTTAGAAGGGGTGTGTATGAAGAATACCTTGTGATTGGTACCGATTTGAAGAATATTATGCTAGTAGGCGATGGAATGCAAAGTACCATCATTACCGGTAATAGAAGTTATGGAGGAGGTTTCACAACTATAAACTCTGCAACCGTTG CGGTAACGGGAGAGGGATTTATAGCTCGAGGAATAACATTCCGTAACACCGCCGGTCCCGAGAATCTCCAAGCCGTAGCACTCCTAGTCGGCTCCGACCACTCGGTCTTCTACCAATGTGGTTTCGAAGGCTACCAAGACACGCTCTACGCCCTCTCACAAAGGCAATTCTATAGAGAATGTGACATCTATGGTACGGTCGATATAATATTTGGTAACGCGGCCGCAATATTCCAAAAATGTAACATAATCGTTAGGAAACCTCTTACAACGGAAAAAAATACCGTGACCGCCCAAGGAAGAACTGATCATAACCAAAACACGGGCATTGTTATACAAAATTCGCGCATCATTCCTTCGTCTGACCTTAAACCTTTCATTTCGTCGATCCAATCTTTCTTAGGACGGCCGTGGAAACGATATTCTCGGACCGTCGTAATGGGGAGCTACCTTGATAGCCTTATAAGTCCTCAAGGTTGGTTAGAATGGGATGCTACAAGTTTTGCACTTAATACATTGTATTATGCTGAGTACAAAAATTATGGGCCAGGATCTTTAACAAATGGAAGAGTTAAGTGGGGAGGGTACAAGATTATTACAAATGTTTCTCGAGTTTCTCAGTTTTCTGTTGCTAGTTTTATTGGTGGTCAATCTTGGTTACCAACTGCTGATGTTCCTTTTACTGTTGGTGTAATATTTGATTAA
- the LOC110782263 gene encoding pectinesterase inhibitor 11-like: MMQISTHFIGFLTILCITLQISSTLATKTTPTYTDFLKTSCKSTLYPQLCYNSLSSYASDIQTSPQMLANASLSVTLATTKTTAAFISKMSKGPAIRPREAGALKDCLEELRDAVRELQGSIKEMSHIKGSNKVGIMMNDIETWVSAALTDSDTCMTGFDGKIMDGKLKKVVRGKIMNICHLTSNSLALINCYASSMQG, from the coding sequence ATGATGCAAATTTCAACACATTTTATTGGTTTTCTTACAATACTTTGCATTACTTTACAAATTAGCTCAACTTTAGCAACAAAAACCACACCAACATACACAGATTTTCTAAAAACATCATGCAAGTCAACACTTTACCCTCAACTTtgttacaattccctttcatctTATGCAAGTGACATCCAAACAAGCCCTCAAATGCTAGCGAACGCCTCCCTCTCGGTGACCTTAGCCACCACCAAGACCACCGCCGCGTTCATATCTAAGATGTCAAAGGGCCCCGCGATACGGCCTAGGGAGGCGGGTGCTCTAAAGGACTGTTTGGAAGAGTTGAGAGATGCAGTAAGAGAGCTTCAAGGTTCTATCAAGGAGATGAGTCACATAAAAGGTAGCAACAAAGTTGGGATTATGATGAATGATATAGAAACTTGGGTGAGTGCTGCATTGACGGATTCGGACACGTGTATGACTGGATTTGATGGGAAAATCATGGATGGAAAGTTAAAGAAGGTTGTGAGAGGAAAGATTATGAACATTTGCCATCTTACTAGCAATTCCTTGGCTTTGATCAATTGTTATGCTTCATCCATGCAGGGTTAA